The Nocardia arthritidis genome has a window encoding:
- a CDS encoding LysR family transcriptional regulator → MRGGLSDDVLFFDIVARSRSLTEAAREFGVSVSAVSKRLAQIESRLGVPLIQRTTRRLSLTPEGERYAAGAARIAAELEQLEDSVAEQHGELRGRLHVRSTIGLGRAHIADLVAEFVGAHPQSQIDLELSSAPLNIAGTGFDIDIHVGALPDSRLTATRLCRNRRIVCAAPEYLREHGAPATTAELDRHNCIVLRENESDYALWRFVEPDGKESAVRVTGNLVSNDGDVIVGWCLEGRGLIMRSLWHVGPLLRAGALVRVLPEIDTPSADIYATYAAAPAVPRRTRALLDHLERGLAARIDQS, encoded by the coding sequence GTGCGTGGTGGTTTGAGCGACGACGTACTGTTTTTCGATATCGTCGCCCGCTCGCGCAGCCTGACCGAGGCCGCGCGCGAATTCGGCGTCTCGGTGTCGGCGGTGAGCAAGCGGCTCGCGCAGATCGAATCCCGGCTCGGCGTCCCGCTGATCCAGCGCACCACCCGCAGGCTGTCGCTCACGCCCGAGGGCGAACGTTATGCCGCGGGCGCGGCGCGGATCGCGGCCGAACTGGAACAGCTGGAGGATTCGGTGGCCGAGCAGCACGGCGAACTGCGCGGCCGGTTGCACGTGCGGTCGACCATCGGGCTCGGGCGGGCCCATATCGCCGATCTGGTGGCCGAATTCGTCGGCGCCCACCCGCAGTCGCAGATCGACCTGGAGTTGTCGTCGGCGCCGCTCAATATCGCGGGCACCGGATTCGATATCGATATCCATGTCGGCGCGCTGCCCGATTCCCGGCTCACCGCCACCCGGCTCTGCCGCAACCGCCGGATCGTCTGTGCCGCACCGGAATACCTACGCGAGCACGGCGCCCCCGCGACGACGGCGGAGCTGGACCGGCACAACTGCATCGTGCTGCGCGAGAACGAAAGCGACTATGCCCTTTGGCGTTTCGTCGAACCCGACGGAAAGGAAAGCGCGGTCCGGGTCACCGGCAATCTGGTGAGCAACGACGGGGACGTCATCGTCGGCTGGTGTCTGGAGGGCCGCGGGCTGATCATGCGCTCGCTGTGGCATGTCGGGCCGCTGCTACGGGCGGGCGCACTGGTGCGGGTGCTGCCCGAGATCGATACGCCCAGCGCCGATATCTACGCCACCTACGCCGCCGCACCGGCCGTCCCGCGCCGCACGCGCGCCTTGCTCGACCACCTCGAGCGCGGCCTCGCGGCCCGAATCGACCAGTCCTGA
- a CDS encoding 2-hydroxycarboxylate transporter family protein, whose product MSSTDETERTARHWMLDGVPLLVPVLLTALVLLAGLRHAVPENMIGGLAVIVGLGVLLGPLGNRLPGIAKIGGGALVCLMVPSILVYLRIFDTSTVRAVTMLMKQANFLYFVIATLVVGSILGMNRRLMVGGLIRIFPPLLTGTAVAVAVGVGVAMAFGYGFHRSLFYIVVPIIGGGIGEGVIPLSSAYASALGGEAGSYVAELVPAAIIGNIVAIVSAGVLRRLGDRRPRLDGGGRLVRDPAREPLVPQVHSPSVDREPNYAFGVLTITALFVCATLLEQLIHLPAPVLVIILSVLCKLFDIVPAAVEADVRAVYAIIARHFIFPTMIGLGMVYLPLNNVLGVLSPGYVIACAAVVVAMALTGFLVGRAIAMYPVDAALVTVCHSGLGGTGDVAILSASNRMNLMPFAQISTRIGGVATVLTATWLIRVLD is encoded by the coding sequence ATGAGTTCCACGGACGAGACCGAGCGCACCGCCCGGCACTGGATGCTCGACGGCGTTCCGCTGCTCGTGCCCGTCCTGCTCACCGCGCTGGTGCTGTTGGCCGGGCTGCGACATGCGGTGCCGGAGAATATGATCGGCGGGCTCGCGGTGATTGTCGGGCTCGGCGTGCTGCTCGGTCCGCTCGGCAACCGGCTGCCGGGCATCGCCAAAATCGGTGGCGGGGCACTGGTCTGCCTCATGGTGCCGTCGATCCTGGTGTACCTGCGGATATTCGACACCAGTACGGTGCGGGCCGTGACCATGCTGATGAAGCAGGCCAACTTCCTGTACTTCGTGATCGCCACCCTGGTGGTCGGCAGCATCCTCGGCATGAATCGCAGGCTGATGGTCGGCGGGCTCATCCGGATCTTTCCGCCGCTGCTCACCGGAACGGCCGTCGCCGTCGCGGTGGGTGTCGGTGTCGCGATGGCCTTCGGCTACGGATTCCATCGCTCGCTGTTCTATATCGTGGTGCCGATCATCGGCGGCGGCATCGGCGAGGGCGTGATACCGCTCTCCTCGGCGTATGCCTCCGCGCTCGGTGGAGAAGCGGGAAGCTATGTGGCGGAACTGGTTCCGGCCGCGATCATCGGGAATATCGTCGCGATCGTCAGCGCCGGCGTGCTGCGCAGGCTCGGCGACCGGCGGCCGCGGCTCGACGGCGGCGGGCGGCTCGTGCGCGATCCCGCGCGTGAACCACTTGTGCCACAGGTTCATTCGCCATCCGTCGACCGGGAACCGAACTACGCGTTCGGCGTGCTCACCATCACCGCCCTCTTCGTCTGCGCCACGCTGCTGGAGCAGCTGATACATCTGCCCGCGCCAGTGCTGGTGATCATTCTGTCGGTGCTGTGCAAACTGTTCGACATCGTGCCGGCGGCGGTCGAGGCCGACGTGCGGGCCGTATACGCGATCATCGCCCGCCACTTCATCTTTCCGACGATGATCGGGCTCGGCATGGTCTATCTGCCACTGAACAACGTGCTCGGTGTGCTGTCGCCCGGTTACGTGATCGCCTGCGCCGCGGTGGTCGTCGCCATGGCGCTCACCGGATTCCTCGTCGGCCGCGCCATCGCCATGTACCCGGTCGACGCGGCACTGGTCACGGTATGTCACAGCGGTCTGGGCGGAACCGGCGACGTGGCAATCCTTTCCGCGTCGAACCGGATGAATCTCATGCCGTTCGCGCAGATCTCGACCCGGATCGGCGGTGTCGCGACGGTGCTCACCGCCACCTGGCTGATCCGCGTCCTCGACTGA
- a CDS encoding winged helix-turn-helix transcriptional regulator produces MKRTTFANWPCSVARTVDLLGDWWTPLILRESFYGTTRFDDFEKVLGLSRNILTQRLARLVDEQMLERVPYQQRPVRYEYRLTDKGRDFFPVLTAMMRWGDRWLAPAGAPITLHHNACDHDTHAEVVCAHCREPLRHGEMSARLGPGFPDRLREKTTTMGRFADGDR; encoded by the coding sequence ATGAAACGCACGACCTTCGCGAACTGGCCGTGTTCGGTGGCCCGCACCGTCGACCTGCTCGGCGACTGGTGGACGCCACTGATTCTGCGCGAATCATTTTACGGCACAACACGTTTCGATGACTTCGAAAAGGTGCTCGGGCTGAGCAGGAATATACTCACCCAGCGGCTGGCGCGCCTGGTCGACGAGCAGATGCTCGAACGGGTGCCGTATCAGCAGCGTCCGGTGCGCTACGAATACCGGCTCACCGACAAGGGCCGCGACTTCTTCCCCGTCCTCACCGCCATGATGCGGTGGGGCGACCGCTGGCTGGCCCCGGCGGGAGCGCCGATCACCCTGCACCACAACGCCTGTGACCACGACACCCATGCCGAGGTGGTGTGCGCACACTGCCGCGAACCGCTGCGCCACGGCGAGATGTCGGCACGGTTGGGTCCGGGCTTCCCGGACCGCCTCCGCGAAAAGACAACGACTATGGGTCGTTTCGCTGACGGAGATCGGTGA
- a CDS encoding molybdopterin-dependent oxidoreductase, whose amino-acid sequence MTEWQPTACILCECNCGIQVLLGPDGRSFEKIRGDKLHPASAGYTCNKALRLDHYQNGRTGRITAPLRRRADGTFEEIDWDTAISEVTARLLEIGERHGGASVFYYGGGGQGNHLGGAYATATMAAFGIRYRSSALAQEKTGDFWVGARMAGHPVRADVEHAEVALFVGKNPYQSHGFPRARTVLKEIARDPARSMVVLDPVRTETAELADYHLQLRPGTDVYLLTAMAAILVRDNLIDTQWLAEHADGVAEVLAVLRAVPIEKYCAIADVELDLVTAATHRIGRAASVAALEDLGVQMNRYSTVVSYVEKLVWLLTGNLAKPGTQYAFTGLSNIGFDRGHPAGAGPKSPVVGAPIVSGLVPCNVISEEILTDHPDRYRAMFVESANPAHSLADSARMRAALAELELLVVVDVAMTETARLAHYVLPAPTQFEKYEATFFNFDFPRNIFHLRHPVLPAPESVLPEPEIHARLVEAAGALSEDDYAPLRAALEQGREAFAMAFLGIMADRNKAKYAPVLLYRTLGPTLPDDAAAAALLWLAAYNCVRKFPHSVERAGYGTGLTAGERLFEAILTGSHGVVITEDDYDETWNRLRDNRVQLNIPELLDVVANLPEPLGDSGEWPFVLAAGERRAFTANTIIRDPEWRKRDDGGALRISAADAQRLGLSAGDRVRLTTGRGSTEVSVEPTDRMRAGHLSLPNGLGLTVVAADGSAVTTGVAPNELTAADSRDEWVGTPWHKYVPARLEAIDA is encoded by the coding sequence ATGACGGAATGGCAGCCGACGGCCTGCATCCTCTGCGAGTGCAATTGCGGGATCCAGGTCCTGCTCGGCCCCGACGGCAGATCCTTCGAGAAGATCCGCGGCGACAAACTGCATCCGGCCTCGGCCGGCTACACCTGCAACAAGGCACTGCGGCTCGATCACTATCAGAACGGACGCACCGGCAGGATCACCGCACCGCTGCGCCGCCGTGCGGACGGCACATTCGAGGAAATCGACTGGGACACAGCCATTTCCGAGGTGACGGCGCGGTTGCTAGAGATCGGCGAGCGGCACGGCGGCGCATCGGTGTTCTATTACGGCGGCGGCGGGCAGGGCAATCATCTCGGGGGCGCGTACGCCACCGCCACCATGGCCGCCTTCGGGATTCGCTACCGCTCCAGCGCACTGGCCCAGGAGAAGACCGGCGATTTCTGGGTCGGTGCGCGAATGGCCGGGCATCCGGTGCGCGCCGATGTCGAACATGCCGAGGTCGCGCTGTTCGTCGGCAAGAATCCCTATCAGTCGCACGGCTTTCCGCGTGCCCGCACGGTGCTGAAGGAGATCGCCCGCGACCCGGCACGGTCGATGGTGGTGCTGGATCCGGTGCGCACCGAAACCGCCGAACTGGCCGACTATCATCTGCAGCTGCGGCCGGGCACCGATGTGTACCTGCTCACCGCCATGGCGGCAATCCTGGTGCGCGACAACCTGATCGACACGCAATGGCTGGCCGAACACGCCGACGGCGTCGCCGAGGTACTCGCGGTGCTGCGTGCGGTGCCGATCGAAAAGTACTGCGCCATCGCCGATGTCGAGCTGGACCTGGTCACCGCGGCGACGCACCGGATCGGCCGCGCCGCCTCCGTCGCCGCGCTGGAAGATCTCGGCGTGCAGATGAACCGGTACTCGACGGTGGTGAGCTACGTCGAGAAACTGGTGTGGCTGCTCACCGGCAATCTGGCCAAACCCGGCACCCAATACGCGTTCACCGGACTGTCGAATATCGGTTTCGACCGCGGCCATCCGGCGGGCGCCGGCCCGAAGAGCCCGGTGGTGGGCGCGCCGATCGTCAGCGGGCTGGTGCCGTGCAATGTGATCAGCGAGGAGATACTCACCGATCACCCCGACCGGTATCGCGCGATGTTCGTCGAGAGCGCCAATCCCGCGCATTCCCTTGCCGATTCGGCACGGATGCGGGCGGCGCTCGCGGAACTGGAGCTGCTGGTCGTCGTCGACGTGGCCATGACGGAGACCGCGCGGCTGGCCCACTACGTGTTGCCCGCTCCGACGCAGTTCGAGAAGTACGAGGCCACTTTCTTCAATTTCGACTTCCCGCGCAACATCTTCCATCTGCGCCATCCCGTGCTGCCCGCGCCCGAGAGCGTGCTGCCGGAGCCGGAGATCCATGCCCGACTGGTCGAGGCGGCGGGCGCGCTGTCCGAGGACGATTACGCTCCCCTGCGTGCCGCGCTCGAACAGGGACGGGAGGCCTTCGCCATGGCGTTCCTCGGCATCATGGCCGACCGGAACAAGGCGAAATACGCTCCGGTGCTGCTGTATCGGACGCTCGGGCCGACACTGCCAGACGATGCCGCCGCGGCCGCACTGCTGTGGCTCGCCGCGTACAACTGTGTGCGCAAATTCCCGCACAGCGTCGAACGCGCGGGCTACGGCACCGGCCTCACCGCCGGTGAGCGCCTGTTCGAGGCGATACTCACCGGCTCGCACGGCGTGGTGATCACCGAGGACGACTACGACGAGACGTGGAACAGGCTGCGTGACAACAGGGTTCAGCTGAATATTCCGGAGCTGCTCGATGTCGTCGCGAATCTGCCCGAGCCGCTGGGCGATTCCGGCGAATGGCCGTTCGTGCTCGCCGCCGGTGAGCGCCGCGCGTTCACCGCGAACACCATCATCCGGGATCCCGAGTGGCGCAAGCGCGACGACGGCGGCGCGTTGCGCATCAGCGCCGCCGATGCGCAGCGCCTCGGCCTGTCCGCGGGCGACCGGGTGCGGCTGACCACCGGCCGCGGCAGCACGGAGGTCAGCGTCGAGCCCACCGACCGGATGCGCGCCGGACATCTGTCCCTGCCGAACGGCTTGGGGCTCACCGTCGTCGCCGCCGACGGCAGCGCCGTGACCACCGGTGTCGCGCCGAACGAGCTGACCGCGGCGGACTCCCGCGACGAATGGGTCGGCACCCCGTGGCACAAGTACGTGCCCGCCAGGCTGGAGGCCATCGACGCATGA
- a CDS encoding 2-phosphosulfolactate phosphatase, which produces MNSGVFGQDGYAVRLEWGGEGVDALAPECGAVIIVDVLSFSTSVDIAVGRGARVLPLPHRHTDPRAQRAAQAAGAVLAAAKGEPGWSLSPASLLDLPAGALLALPSPNGATLSARAAGFATAVFAGSLRNADAVAKAAADAAGGRPIGVIPAGERWGVIEGPLRPGIEDYLGAGAIAAALLDRCDHPSPEICLAAYAFRSAAAELDTLLADSISGRELAEIDMAADVRLAAELNSSTVAPRLVDGIYSGW; this is translated from the coding sequence ATGAACTCCGGCGTTTTCGGCCAGGACGGCTATGCGGTCCGATTGGAGTGGGGCGGCGAGGGAGTCGACGCGCTCGCGCCGGAATGCGGTGCGGTGATCATCGTCGACGTGCTCTCGTTCTCCACGTCGGTGGATATCGCGGTCGGGCGCGGCGCCCGGGTGCTGCCGCTACCGCACAGGCACACCGATCCGCGCGCGCAACGCGCGGCACAGGCGGCGGGCGCGGTGCTCGCGGCGGCGAAAGGTGAGCCGGGCTGGTCGCTGAGCCCGGCATCGCTGCTGGACCTGCCCGCGGGCGCGCTGCTGGCGCTGCCGTCGCCGAATGGTGCGACGCTGTCCGCCCGGGCGGCCGGATTCGCCACCGCGGTATTCGCCGGATCGCTGCGCAATGCCGATGCGGTCGCGAAGGCGGCGGCCGATGCGGCGGGCGGGCGGCCGATCGGCGTGATTCCGGCGGGTGAGCGCTGGGGTGTCATCGAGGGTCCGCTGCGCCCCGGCATCGAGGACTACCTCGGCGCCGGAGCCATCGCCGCCGCGCTGCTGGACCGATGCGATCATCCGTCGCCCGAAATATGTTTGGCCGCTTATGCTTTCCGGTCCGCCGCCGCCGAACTCGATACCCTGCTGGCGGATTCGATATCGGGGCGGGAACTGGCCGAGATCGATATGGCCGCCGATGTGCGCCTGGCCGCCGAGCTGAACTCGAGCACCGTGGCGCCGAGGCTCGTCGATGGGATCTACTCCGGGTGGTGA
- a CDS encoding tartrate dehydrogenase gives MGTMHRIAVIPGDGIGKEVVPEGIRILRAAAAAYDFTVDLEYFDYACADYYTAHGKMLPDGWFDELKRFDAIFFGAVGWPEVVPDHISLWGSLLQFRRHFDQYANLRPVRLLPGVAGPLAGRAPGDIDFYVVRENTEGEYSSIGGRIFEGTERETVLQETVMTRTGVDRILKYAFELAARRPRRHLTSATKSNGISISMPYWDERVTEMSAAYPDITVDKYHIDILTANFVLHPDWFDVVVASNLFGDILSDLGPACTGTIGIAPSGNINPERRFPSLFEPVHGSAPDIAGRGIANPIGQIWSASMMLDHLGEHTAAAAVLAAIESVLAQGGSALTPDMGGTGTTESLGKAIRAALEIR, from the coding sequence ATGGGGACGATGCATCGAATCGCCGTCATTCCCGGTGACGGTATCGGGAAAGAGGTTGTCCCGGAGGGAATCCGGATATTGCGGGCCGCCGCGGCGGCCTACGATTTCACCGTCGATCTCGAATATTTCGACTATGCCTGCGCCGACTACTACACCGCGCACGGAAAAATGCTGCCGGACGGCTGGTTCGACGAATTGAAGCGGTTCGACGCGATCTTCTTCGGCGCCGTCGGCTGGCCCGAGGTCGTGCCGGACCACATCTCGCTGTGGGGCAGCCTGCTGCAGTTCCGGCGGCATTTCGACCAGTACGCGAACCTGCGCCCGGTGCGGCTGCTGCCCGGCGTCGCAGGCCCGCTGGCCGGGCGCGCGCCCGGCGATATCGATTTCTATGTGGTGCGGGAGAATACGGAGGGCGAATACTCCAGCATCGGCGGGCGCATCTTCGAGGGCACCGAACGCGAAACCGTCCTACAGGAAACGGTGATGACCAGAACCGGGGTCGACCGCATCCTGAAGTATGCCTTCGAATTGGCGGCCCGCCGCCCGCGCAGACATCTCACCTCGGCGACGAAGAGCAATGGGATTTCCATCTCCATGCCCTACTGGGACGAGCGGGTGACCGAAATGTCCGCGGCCTATCCGGATATCACGGTGGACAAATACCACATCGATATCCTGACCGCGAATTTCGTCCTGCACCCGGACTGGTTCGACGTGGTGGTGGCCAGCAACCTCTTCGGCGATATCCTCTCCGATCTCGGGCCCGCGTGCACGGGCACGATCGGTATCGCGCCGAGCGGAAATATCAACCCGGAACGCCGCTTTCCCAGCCTGTTCGAACCGGTGCACGGTTCGGCCCCCGATATCGCGGGCCGCGGCATCGCCAACCCGATCGGCCAGATTTGGAGCGCGTCGATGATGCTCGATCATCTCGGCGAGCACACCGCGGCCGCCGCCGTCCTCGCCGCGATCGAATCCGTGCTCGCCCAGGGCGGTAGCGCGCTCACCCCCGATATGGGCGGCACCGGCACCACCGAATCGCTCGGCAAGGCGATCCGGGCCGCGCTCGAAATCCGGTGA
- a CDS encoding glycerate kinase — protein MRVLVAPDKFKGSLPAAAVARCLARGLAAGGAHPVELPLADGGDGSVAAAVAAGYTAHPVTVAGATGLPHRGRIAVRGRTALVEVADTCGLSTLPGGRPRPLDASSLGFGQVVRHNPNRLVLALGGSASTDGGLGLLTALGVRCLDDAGHPVYPRGRALHTVARINMGSAVTLSGVDLVVASDVTNPLTGPNGAAAVFGPQKGASAAQVHRLDRGLTHLVDVLTDSGYPRARVLAAAAGAGSAGGIGFAAALLGARIVSGAEFFLDLLDFDAHLAAADLVITGEGCLDEQSTQGKLPTAVARRAAPTPVIAVAGRRTLSRSDWATSGFADVHTLAEYTSADTSRDPALTEQLLSRIGERIASSVRAAPKPVAPQGFPTA, from the coding sequence ATGCGGGTGCTCGTCGCACCGGACAAGTTCAAGGGCAGCCTGCCCGCCGCGGCCGTCGCGCGGTGCCTGGCGCGCGGGCTCGCCGCGGGCGGGGCGCATCCGGTCGAACTGCCGCTCGCCGACGGCGGCGACGGCAGTGTCGCCGCGGCCGTCGCGGCCGGGTACACCGCGCACCCCGTGACCGTCGCGGGCGCGACCGGCCTGCCGCATCGCGGCCGGATCGCCGTCCGGGGCCGGACCGCGCTGGTGGAGGTCGCCGACACCTGCGGGCTTTCGACACTGCCGGGCGGGCGGCCGCGCCCGCTCGACGCGTCGAGTCTCGGATTCGGGCAGGTGGTCCGGCACAACCCGAATCGGCTCGTGCTCGCCCTCGGCGGCAGCGCGAGCACCGACGGCGGGCTCGGCCTGCTCACCGCGCTCGGCGTGCGCTGCCTCGACGACGCCGGACACCCGGTCTACCCGCGCGGGCGGGCGCTGCACACGGTGGCGCGGATCAATATGGGGTCGGCGGTCACGCTGTCGGGTGTCGACCTGGTGGTGGCCTCCGATGTCACCAACCCGTTGACCGGTCCGAACGGGGCGGCGGCGGTTTTCGGTCCGCAGAAGGGCGCGTCGGCCGCGCAGGTGCACCGGCTGGATCGCGGGCTCACCCACCTCGTCGACGTTCTCACCGACTCCGGCTACCCGCGGGCTCGGGTGCTCGCGGCGGCAGCGGGTGCGGGCAGCGCGGGCGGGATCGGCTTCGCCGCGGCCCTGCTCGGCGCCCGCATAGTCTCCGGCGCCGAATTCTTCTTGGATCTACTGGATTTCGACGCCCACCTGGCCGCAGCCGACCTCGTGATCACCGGCGAGGGCTGCCTCGACGAACAGTCCACCCAGGGCAAACTGCCCACCGCGGTGGCCCGCCGCGCGGCCCCGACCCCGGTGATCGCCGTCGCCGGGCGGCGTACCCTTTCTCGAAGCGACTGGGCTACATCGGGTTTCGCCGACGTCCATACACTTGCCGAGTACACGTCTGCCGATACGAGCCGGGATCCCGCGCTCACCGAGCAGCTGCTCAGCCGCATCGGCGAACGCATCGCCTCGTCCGTCCGCGCCGCCCCGAAACCCGTCGCGCCACAGGGATTTCCGACCGCATGA
- a CDS encoding phytoene desaturase family protein: MRVFDYVIVGGGHNALVAAAYLSRAGYEVVVVERNDRVGGYVHSAELAPGVVYDPFASAVPLFVGGPVWPDLGAELEKQGLVILHTEHPTGISLEDGTTAIFPQDSAVLTEEAERLHPGDGAAVAAIMSALGPATGDVLGLMCQDLTSAQARATIARLVRDGDGWSELAALALDTARSAVAELGSPAMRSLFGSWPAHGSKGPDDAGGALWTTLFPAGFAVSGMPIPQGGVGRLADALGGLVTSKGGTLHTGATVTRIRVEGGRAVGAELSDGTGYRARLGVIASVNPDQLYEWLLAETEVPERIRAQARRYRYGSGIFQLHLAVAGPLPWPDKRFERIGQPFLTDSLDGLSLHVAQARAGLLPASPTMTIDCPTAHDPTRAPVGTSVVRLQVTDVPPRPRGDAAGRIDTDGTWNADVTNHFADRVLGVAERHLPGLTDSVLARATVTPATLAAYNPNSGHGDPYSGAQDLAQSFLLRPMAAAPGHRTFIPNLHVVGAGTWPGAGISGSSGYIVAKEILAR; this comes from the coding sequence ATGCGGGTATTCGATTACGTCATCGTTGGCGGTGGACACAATGCGCTGGTCGCGGCGGCCTACCTGAGTCGAGCCGGGTACGAGGTCGTGGTCGTCGAGCGCAACGACCGGGTCGGCGGATATGTGCACAGCGCGGAGCTCGCGCCCGGGGTGGTGTACGACCCGTTCGCCTCGGCGGTGCCGCTGTTCGTCGGCGGCCCGGTGTGGCCGGACCTCGGCGCCGAGTTGGAGAAGCAGGGGCTGGTGATCCTGCACACCGAACATCCCACCGGCATCTCGCTGGAGGACGGCACCACCGCGATCTTCCCGCAGGATTCCGCCGTGCTCACCGAGGAGGCCGAGCGCCTGCATCCGGGCGACGGGGCGGCCGTGGCCGCGATCATGTCGGCGCTCGGTCCGGCGACCGGCGACGTGCTCGGGTTGATGTGTCAGGATCTGACCTCCGCGCAGGCCCGCGCCACCATCGCGCGGCTGGTGCGCGACGGCGACGGCTGGTCCGAGCTGGCCGCGCTCGCCCTCGACACGGCCCGCTCGGCCGTCGCCGAACTCGGATCCCCGGCCATGCGAAGCCTTTTCGGCTCGTGGCCGGCGCATGGGAGCAAAGGCCCGGACGATGCGGGCGGCGCGCTGTGGACCACGCTCTTCCCCGCCGGATTCGCCGTATCGGGTATGCCGATTCCGCAGGGCGGCGTCGGCAGGCTCGCCGACGCGCTCGGCGGGCTCGTCACGTCCAAGGGCGGTACCTTGCACACCGGCGCGACCGTCACCCGGATCCGGGTCGAGGGCGGGCGCGCGGTCGGCGCCGAATTGTCCGACGGCACCGGGTACCGAGCCCGGCTCGGCGTGATCGCCTCGGTGAATCCGGACCAGTTGTACGAGTGGCTGCTCGCGGAAACCGAGGTGCCCGAACGTATCCGGGCGCAGGCACGGCGATATCGCTACGGCAGCGGCATCTTTCAGCTGCATCTGGCCGTGGCGGGACCGCTGCCATGGCCGGACAAGCGGTTCGAGCGGATCGGCCAACCCTTCCTCACCGATTCGCTCGACGGATTATCGCTGCACGTCGCGCAGGCGCGGGCGGGTCTGCTGCCCGCATCGCCGACGATGACCATCGACTGCCCGACCGCGCACGATCCGACCAGGGCGCCTGTCGGCACCTCCGTGGTCCGCCTCCAGGTCACCGATGTGCCGCCGCGGCCGCGCGGTGACGCCGCGGGCCGGATCGATACCGACGGCACCTGGAATGCCGATGTGACAAACCATTTCGCCGATCGGGTGCTCGGGGTCGCCGAACGGCACCTGCCCGGGCTGACCGACTCGGTGCTCGCCAGGGCGACCGTCACCCCGGCCACCCTCGCCGCGTACAACCCCAACAGCGGTCACGGCGATCCGTACAGCGGCGCACAGGATCTCGCGCAGAGTTTCCTCCTGCGCCCGATGGCGGCCGCGCCCGGTCACCGCACGTTCATACCGAATCTGCATGTCGTCGGCGCGGGAACCTGGCCGGGCGCGGGTATATCCGGTAGCTCCGGGTACATCGTCGCCAAAGAGATTCTGGCGCGGTGA
- a CDS encoding SigB/SigF/SigG family RNA polymerase sigma factor translates to MATEFVADATDFSPARRGRDSYDDIEPWFDKLAALDTLDPHRNALREHIIELCLPLADHIARRFAGRGEAYEDLVQVARVGLLLAVDRFDLTRGNSFLSFAVPTVMGEVRRYFRDSGWAVRVPRRLKELQQRIASVTPELAQRLGRQPTATDLAAELGTDHEEIAQALIAANGYTCDSIDAGTDGGEDAAAAFHEDPLATIDPNYELVENAIAVAPLIAELPERERRVLELRFGESQTQTQIAERLGLSQMHISRILNRTLRELRERALESQPA, encoded by the coding sequence GTGGCCACCGAATTCGTCGCTGATGCCACTGACTTTTCGCCAGCGCGGCGGGGCCGGGATTCATACGACGATATCGAGCCGTGGTTCGACAAGCTCGCGGCGCTCGACACGCTCGATCCGCACCGTAATGCGTTGCGCGAGCACATCATCGAGCTGTGCCTGCCGCTGGCGGATCACATCGCCCGCCGCTTCGCCGGCCGGGGTGAGGCGTATGAGGACCTCGTACAGGTCGCGCGGGTCGGATTGCTGCTCGCCGTCGACCGGTTCGATCTGACGCGCGGCAACAGCTTCCTCTCGTTCGCGGTACCGACCGTGATGGGCGAGGTGCGCAGATACTTCCGTGACAGCGGCTGGGCGGTGCGGGTGCCGCGCCGCCTCAAGGAGTTGCAGCAGCGGATCGCTTCCGTCACACCGGAATTGGCGCAGCGGCTGGGCCGCCAGCCCACGGCGACCGACCTCGCCGCCGAGCTCGGCACCGATCACGAGGAGATCGCCCAGGCGCTGATCGCCGCCAACGGCTACACCTGCGACTCCATCGACGCCGGAACCGACGGCGGCGAGGACGCGGCGGCCGCGTTCCATGAGGACCCGCTGGCCACCATCGACCCCAACTACGAGCTGGTGGAGAACGCGATAGCCGTCGCCCCGCTCATCGCCGAACTGCCCGAACGCGAACGCAGGGTGCTGGAACTACGCTTCGGCGAGTCGCAGACGCAGACGCAGATCGCCGAGCGGCTCGGCCTTTCGCAGATGCATATCTCCCGCATCCTCAACCGCACCCTGCGCGAACTGCGCGAGCGAGCGCTGGAGAGCCAACCCGCCTGA